From Anomalospiza imberbis isolate Cuckoo-Finch-1a 21T00152 chromosome 6, ASM3175350v1, whole genome shotgun sequence, one genomic window encodes:
- the DTD2 gene encoding D-aminoacyl-tRNA deacylase 2 isoform X1, producing the protein MAAARPARARARALLQQSVSARLQVRPPEPGSEAQWVEIQRGLVIYICFFKGADEDLVPKIVDTLLNVKLSENENGDFVSVLDLPGDVLIIPQATLGGKQKGRKMQYHANIEKEKGLELYSQFVTLCEKELAANAKCMEAGVLVKHGTYGNRQVLKLDTNGPYTHLIEF; encoded by the exons atggcggcggcgcggccggcacgggcccgggcccgcgccctgctgcagcagagcgTCTCCGCCCGCCTGCAGGTGCGGCCGCCCGAGCCGGGCTCCGAGGCCCAGTGGGTGGAG ATCCAGAGAGGGCTTGTTATCTACATATGCTTCTTCAAAGGTGCTGATGAGGATCTTGTCCCAAAAATTG ttgATACGCTGTTGAATGTTAAATTAAGTGAAAATGAAAACGGCGACTTTGTCTCTGTTCTTGATTTGCCAGGCGACGTACTCATCATACCACAAGCTACCCTAGGTGGTAaacaaaagggaagaaagatgCAGTACCATGCAaacattgaaaaagaaaaagggttGGAACTTTATTCTCAGTTTGTGACTTTGTGTGAAAAAGAACTGGCTGCCAATGCCAAATGCATGGAAGCTGGTGTTCTTGTCAAGCATGGCACATACGGAAACAGGCAGGTGTTAAAACTGGATACAAATGGACCTTACACTCACCTGattgaattttga
- the DTD2 gene encoding D-aminoacyl-tRNA deacylase 2 isoform X2 yields the protein MAAARPARARARALLQQSVSARLQIQRGLVIYICFFKGADEDLVPKIVDTLLNVKLSENENGDFVSVLDLPGDVLIIPQATLGGKQKGRKMQYHANIEKEKGLELYSQFVTLCEKELAANAKCMEAGVLVKHGTYGNRQVLKLDTNGPYTHLIEF from the exons atggcggcggcgcggccggcacgggcccgggcccgcgccctgctgcagcagagcgTCTCCGCCCGCCTGCAG ATCCAGAGAGGGCTTGTTATCTACATATGCTTCTTCAAAGGTGCTGATGAGGATCTTGTCCCAAAAATTG ttgATACGCTGTTGAATGTTAAATTAAGTGAAAATGAAAACGGCGACTTTGTCTCTGTTCTTGATTTGCCAGGCGACGTACTCATCATACCACAAGCTACCCTAGGTGGTAaacaaaagggaagaaagatgCAGTACCATGCAaacattgaaaaagaaaaagggttGGAACTTTATTCTCAGTTTGTGACTTTGTGTGAAAAAGAACTGGCTGCCAATGCCAAATGCATGGAAGCTGGTGTTCTTGTCAAGCATGGCACATACGGAAACAGGCAGGTGTTAAAACTGGATACAAATGGACCTTACACTCACCTGattgaattttga
- the DTD2 gene encoding D-aminoacyl-tRNA deacylase 2 isoform X3, translating into MVWEARMFYWEEICVISQILCFTDIQRGLVIYICFFKGADEDLVPKIVDTLLNVKLSENENGDFVSVLDLPGDVLIIPQATLGGKQKGRKMQYHANIEKEKGLELYSQFVTLCEKELAANAKCMEAGVLVKHGTYGNRQVLKLDTNGPYTHLIEF; encoded by the exons ATGGTTTGGGAAGCCAGAATGTTTTACTGGGAGGAAATATGTGTCATCTCACAGATACTGTGTTTCACAGAT ATCCAGAGAGGGCTTGTTATCTACATATGCTTCTTCAAAGGTGCTGATGAGGATCTTGTCCCAAAAATTG ttgATACGCTGTTGAATGTTAAATTAAGTGAAAATGAAAACGGCGACTTTGTCTCTGTTCTTGATTTGCCAGGCGACGTACTCATCATACCACAAGCTACCCTAGGTGGTAaacaaaagggaagaaagatgCAGTACCATGCAaacattgaaaaagaaaaagggttGGAACTTTATTCTCAGTTTGTGACTTTGTGTGAAAAAGAACTGGCTGCCAATGCCAAATGCATGGAAGCTGGTGTTCTTGTCAAGCATGGCACATACGGAAACAGGCAGGTGTTAAAACTGGATACAAATGGACCTTACACTCACCTGattgaattttga